Proteins from a single region of Xyrauchen texanus isolate HMW12.3.18 chromosome 7, RBS_HiC_50CHRs, whole genome shotgun sequence:
- the LOC127646556 gene encoding xin actin-binding repeat-containing protein 2-like isoform X2: MKPPHMLCLHTNALNKTCDKMCRLTVSDAEATEIHPPLHRLKRITLPPRGPMALHIKEVRGFHSSTGKVADKYSGVGEKMSNQESNFGDSAGSTGVPPSGDTYTDCETVPLKQRLALYQAAITKEERTLSVVMDSSEPCSLPGGLASVKKQFESQEFSSSSASQSTVTEYHYQQRQEVVSSSEVTLKNSVKESSTANAQVSLDEKVHQNVASSFEDHYDEKVMVVGGENLSQVSTQALKQQHEKSIEEATPPKHIKIDLDYNQCPWAPVNISSKTSATGSYETVGITKMMQEASTSSVASSQYESVEQFHQPVCTIHQLPHQVPGRCPSPKPTDQPTSSKYAVNKEQYSKQRNLYELKRLCKHIHPEVRKNLERDFLTEVTETEHTYTDSDEEMCRDVQQARYVFENSGNTSPGKCLSPEREYLEWDEILKGEVQSMRWMFENKPLDTIKDGTPDEDEGQNIAQQEIIAGKDVRYNMWMFETQPMDSLGTEKIDSAEHSGKLTELARGDVQTATWLFETQPLDSLNRIYQEDEQETQVMYTQDIAGGDVKTARYLFETQHLDTLGHTETIDERHFLHLKSEFEEVKGEVKKTTKMFETQPMCVIRGDFGEMLEITKVRREETEKGDVRTSRWLFETQPLDLISKDPTKVKLICGVSIEKNSQGGVNRGRWLFETKTLDQIKDEEWESTKMQKEEVIGADVRRHCMIFETQPMDKLKDNTNARPVDPEDIMGGDVTSAKHLFESVPMENLKELPEVGKLQKVVASEEEKGDVRHQRWLFESRPLEQIREDEKEITRTVNLEDLEKGDVTNYKEIFETMDLSNCTDVQRIQVEGVTSGSVKSNKVLFESAPLYAVQDSSGHYHEVKTVRREEVVKGDVRSCKWMFETCPIDQFDESITKFQIIKGISKEEIQSGDVKTAKWLFETQPLDGIKYFSNLEEEDNRKNESIEIQRGDVKTCRWLFETQSMDALYDKAETKTEDTTDVQKGDVKTCTWLFETQTLDSIKDESETILKTCTVNQEDVQGKDVRLVRFLFETENLENITDDEDHSGFKQITEIDIESGDVSRMKYIFETQSSDIMTSTSEETMQKLKSHQAGDIQKGNVVNCTWMFENQPIDSITANLEESKEVRTVTDIQGGNVDKGRFIFETFSLDMIQEEASDTEINKLQSIICKEVEKGDVKNYTMMFETQPLYAIRDKEGHYHEVTTVTKEEILRGDVLGARWLFETKPLDSIRNTNEVYVIKAVTEEDIQKGDVSTARWRFETQPLDEITEDMKVSVKTVADIQGGDVKTNKQRFEMDDLSNKYVRTVSVSEIQRGNVRSSTWMFETHTIDKIRGDGSEYEEMEKVTREEVVKGDVKQSVWLFEKEPLDCIKEVDGTETVISQEEIPKADVKTTKWLFETTPLTEFNESCVERTEVIGKSVKATLEELHSQKMVESQGILIEADEIGDVRMAKYKLLNQDTPEIQKEEVIHGDLNNIMMNLLNRRETTDRGITIDSEERGNINSAVQQLFNKEKGGNMEKEEIIRGDIQEAISNLLKQEGSAKHGILIQEDEKGDVRMTIYSLLNKESGSGVEKEDIVRGNVRGTLHRLLGNADEKDLSSKITVGDSERGNVSFYSTCIESGALDYLRQFQMGADEIVEGKVKEKIIGGDVEQTKQILRRSQQTIGRTVAEDEIVPGDVHNTVQVFMMEPVISLHNMQKEKIVKGDLRAALDSLTQTVNQCVVTEKEEIVKGDISTTLKSLEDAQNQLKEVEKPEIVPGDIRGALESLEKTTSAKTEVVIEDLVPGDIKKTLKSLEEAKQAVKEIEKDEIIKGDIHTALLSLQEASTEKRAFQHQISEQGDVKGTIQLLLEPTLSPRMQRRPSTEGDIKSSIKSLYDQEQVQIEKEDVIKGDVQGTIKSLMRKKEQLSHKSKMNPHRKEQFHMKNPVPTQKCEICECMAGLKNEEKPENPPPVKNMTQRSVQNTLEIKSSESQTSSEEHHSTIKQINTASHSEPSQGSQKINVKEQPIKQKQKTPSTVLIKKKNVGGQMSEKKSESTTVSSESTSKEVSHTNISLMQTEEIKTVTQVQTAATTENTTITQKKNIKNLKSEKNIKSLNRNLSPKGMIKKVKPQPEIHFPPPPTSPPPPSESELSLPPSPPSPVVESDIQPALLPRPSLIMRQDSDLPLPPPPPPIMEVDTEFFPPPPPPQEPLPPLPSQQELSSVTLGGKPKGQPLFKKPKPESPKEPLPPKYKWQKKQTAPAPPPLSVAKQSETVTSNIAIVTETTEKITKKNGLVKSIGSPASSVTKASPVIPVLPAAAQEPSRPKKVFVLPLKLPPPPEPANLKARPYASKFKTPLMLAEERYRKQREEAEKNKGGCTPTSPPATSPFKISERKAEAETSTHNFEELQTVKKQQEQSNITEPQQNPAMLPDDTAEKAGPPKSPQLPPKQKSPANFQISKPSFPKVGKKTTKESSGVFDKKQESITASLEIKSHPAPVPEQVGGIQSQLVQKEGVQSTTRLITASAQAEEIKSPDSCVAQGVKKVLIQPTKIPKVTPSFKVKTFKVEMAEEQEGRKKSTQNEQTVTEVETRDISQVCMGQETFKKSTNAVEKTEVKVEKKEEVRQANQDVKIEVKLKKQKQTLIKQPPPVAPKPSVEMHQEQPSMTMEVPVHQGQWQTTVIQSHQTVREEHVQIHKERMVSQSSVQQNSTQQKGQVQIKKQVKPPPQPLSREEDIKQSIQKEEHDKMEVSESKVSDSVTITTEGTHAHKCKEIHKLLSYMQELEEAPGKINPKTVKTMLSMVPDWLVGSEEMAELNHIQYNKQNIKEVMAYMQNLAQAKLNFLEGSLSVFEMPKSEPAQEKKIVSGATQKISKITIGSAKIETQKKVVEETKTEWQSESKVTELKMPPELRRRTPSPTFICIESAKRTDSPLRVTPSPPPYYRSGTTPTPPPRWSDTPTCLNQSTPSPTTSRSEKLAKLRDTTAKLSQGMTPPPMSLAEHMLKAQTDLEGSRSSSHSEISMETHLMESSLMDVTEIHGDSMTTVKDKREFFEEAQKAEVNRAYVRKGPIDIPERLGPDVEDSEPEIQRSIDVHERMLEDLPRVDLSGLVNKFESPQPKVYVRKEPIVISDRLGSDIEEDEPEKKPSLVEDIPTFDINALKNVFELGEQAHQYLREERKFPEKQEESIAPSGFSEIRSVTEHFSTADEFGNTVTGSKNEMTSHSQSVTTLCDPPTYADVLRGNVPVLDVPPETSAEEFLKSFQQTWAESENVFKNLGFSLSEQHRTQSVSNQNQALVTENMCARVRTVSGMSEEGVSHGVSHSGQAKLP, translated from the exons GTCATGGACAGCTCTGAGCCTTGCTCCCTGCCAGGTGGACTGGCCAGTGTGAAAAAACAGTTTGAGAGCCAAGAATTCAGTTCCTCTTCTGCATCTCAAAGCACTGTTACAGAATACCACTACCAGCAGAGACAG GAGGTGGTGAGCTCATCAGAGGTGACGTTGAAAAACAGTGTTAAAGAAAGCAGTACAGCAAATGCTcag GTTTCCCTGGACGAGAAAGTTCATCAGAATGTGGCCTCAAGTTTTGAGGATCATTATGATGAGAAAG TGATGGTGGTTGGAGGAGAGAATTTGTCACAGGTTTCTACTCAAGCTCTAAAACAGCAACATGAGAAAAGTATTGAAGAAGCCACTCCACCCAAACACATCAAG ATTGATCTTGATTACAACCAGTGTCCATGGGCCCCAGTAAATATTTCTTCAAAGACCTCTGCCACAGGTAGCTATGAGACTGTGGGTATCACTAAAATGATGCAAGAGGCTTCTACCTCCTCTGTGGCTTCTTCACAATATGAGTCAGTGGAGCAATTCCATCAACCAGTATGTACCATACATCAACTTCCTCACCAAGTCCCAGGACGTTGTCCTTCCCCTAAGCCAACAGATCAGCCTACTTCAAGTAAATATGCTGTTAATAAAGAACAGTACTCCAAGCAGAGGAACCTCTATGAACTTAAGCGTCTCTGCAAGCACATTCACCCTGAGGTGCGCAAAAATCTGGAGCGAGACTTCTTAACTGAGGTGACAGAGACAGAGCACACCTATACtgacagtgatgaggagatgtgcAGAGATGTTCAGCAAGCACGGTATGTTTTTGAGAACAGTGGAAATACCAGTCCTGGCAAGTGCTTAAGCCCAGAGAGAGAGTATCTGGAGTGGGACGAGATCCTGAAAGGCGAGGTACAGTCAATGCGCTGGATGTTTGAGAACAAGCCACTAGATACTATCAAAGATGGCACACCAGATGAGGATGAAGGCCAGAACATTGCCCAACAGGAAATCATTGCTGGTAAAGATGTGAGGTATAACATGTGGATGTTTGAAACACAACCCATGGACTCCCTAGGTACAGAAAAAATAGACTCAGCAGAGCACAGTGGAAAACTAACAGAGCTAGCTAGGGGAGATGTCCAAACAGCTACATGGCTGTTTGAGACACAGCCTCTGGACTCACTTAATAGAATTTACCAAGAGGATGAGCAAGAAACACAGGTGATGTATACTCAAGACATTGCAGGGGGAGATGTGAAGACTGCTAGGTACTTGTTTGAAACACAGCACCTGGACACCCTTGGACATACTGAAACTATTGACGAAAGACACTTCCTGCACCTGAAGTCAGAGTTTGAAGAGGTCAAAGGTGAGGTAAAGAAGACAACCAAGATGTTCGAGACACAACCCATGTGTGTAATTCGTGGAGACTTTGGTGAGATGCTGGAGATTACCAAGGTCCGACGTGAGGAGACTGAGAAAGGTGATGTAAGGACATCACGCTGGCTCTTTGAAACTCAGCCTCTGGACCTGATCAGCAAAGATCCAACCAAGGTCAAATTAATCTGTGGAGTCTCCATAGAGAAAAACTCTCAGGGTGGGGTCAACAGGGGAAGATGGCTGTTTGAGACAAAGACACTTGATCAAATCAAAGATGAGGAATGGGAAAGCACAAAGATGCAGAAGGAGGAGGTCATAGGGGCAGATGTGAGGAGACACTGCATGATCTTTGAAACACAGCCAATGGATAAACTTAAAGACAATACCAATGCAAGACCAGTGGACCCAGAAGACATCATGGGTGGTGATGTTACCTCCGCTAAGCATTTGTTTGAATCAGTGCCAATGGAGAACTTGAAAGAGTTACCAGAAGTAGGTAAGCTACAAAAAGTGGTGGCATCAGAGGAAGAGAAAGGCGATGTGAGACATCAGAGGTGGTTGTTTGAGAGCAGACCCCTTGAACAGATCAGAGAGGATGAGAAAGAGATTACACGGACTGTTAATCTGGAAGATCTTGAGAAAGGTGATGTCACCAATTACAAGGAGATATTTGAGACCATGGATCTGAGCAACTGCACAGATGTACAGAGGATACAAGTGGAGGGGGTCACCAGCGGGTCAGTGAAATCAAATAAAGTGTTATTTGAGTCAGCTCCCTTGTATGCCGTACAGGACAGCTCAGGGCACTACCATGAGGTCAAAACTGTGCGGAGAGAGGAAGTTGTCAAAGGAGACGTAAGGAGCTGCAAGTGGATGTTTGAAACCTGTCCTATTGATCAGTTTGATGAGAGCATCACTAAGTTCCagataattaaaggaatatctaAAGAAGAAATCCAATCAGGTGATGTAAAAACTGCCAAATGGCTTTTTGAAACCCAGCCACTCGATGGTATTAAATACTTCAGCAACTTAGAGGAAGAGGACAACAGGAAGAATGAGAGCATTGAGATCCAAAGGGGTGACGTCAAAACATGCAGATGGTTGTTTGAGACCCAATCAATGGATGCCTTGTATGACAAAGCAGAGACAAAGACTGAGGACACCACAGACGTCCAGAAAGGAGATGTTAAAACATGCACATGGCTTTTTGAGACTCAGACACTTGACAGCATCAAAGATGAGTCTGAGACAATACTGAAAACATGCACAGTAAATCAGGAGGATGTACAGGGCAAGGATGTACGTCTAGTGCGTTTTCTTTTTGAGACTGAGAACCTGGAAAACATAACAGATGATGAGGATCATAGTGGCTTTAAGCAAATCACTGAGATTGACATTGAATCTGGAGATGTATCGAGGATGAAGTACATCTTTGAGACACAGTCATCTGATATCATGACCTCCACATCAGAGGAGACCATGCAGAAACTGAAATCCCATCAAGCAGGGGACATTCAGAAAGGAAATGTGGTGAACTGCACCTGGATGTTTGAAAACCAACCAATTGATTCTATCACGGCAAATTTGGAAGAATCCAAGGAGGTACGCACAGTAACAGATATTCAAGGAGGTAATGTCGACAAAGGTCGCTTCATCTTTGAGACATTCTCATTAGATATGATTCAAGAGGAGGCATCTGATACTGAGATCAACAAACTCCAGAGCATCATATGCAAGGAGGTTGAAAAGGGGGATGTGAAAAACTATACCATGATGTTTGAGACTCAACCACTGTATGCTATCAGGGACAAAGAAGGACATTATCATGAGGTTACGACGGTCACAAAAGAAGAGATTCTGAGAGGAGATGTGCTTGGGGCAAGATGGTTATTTGAGACAAAGCCTCTTGACTCAATTAGAAACACAAATGAGGTTTATGTAATTAAAGCTGTTACTGAGGAAGACAttcaaaaaggagatgttagcacCGCGAGGTGGAGGTTTGAAACTCAGCCTCTAGATGAGATTACTGAAGATATGAAAGTTTCCGTTAAGACAGTCGCAGACATTCAAGGGGGAGatgtgaaaacaaacaagcagcgttttgaaatggatgacctATCAAATAAATATGTTAGAACTGTAAGTGTAAGTGAGATTCAGAGAGGTAACGTGAGAAGTTCGACATGGATGTTTGAAACACACACCATTGATAAGATCCGTGGTGATGGTTCAGAGTACGAGGAGATGGAAAAGGTGACACGTGAAGAAGTTGTAAAAGGTGATGTTAAACAGTCTGTGTGGCTCTTTGAAAAAGAACCACTTGACTGTATCAAGGAAGTTGATGGAACAGAAACTGTAATTTCTCAAGAGGAAATCCCAAAAGCTGATGTGAAGACAACAAAATGGCTGTTTGAAACCACCCCCCTAACAGAATTTAATGAGAGCTGTGTAGAAAGAACAGAGGTCATTGGCAAGAGTGTCAAGGCTACCCTAGAAGAGCTGCATTCTCAGAAAATGGTTGAGTCACAGGGAATTCTGATTGAGGCAGATGAGATTGGAGATGTCAGAATGGCTAAATACAAACTTCTTAACCAGGACACCCCAGAGATCCAGAAAGAAGAGGTAATACATGGAGACCTGAACAATATTATGATGAATCTGCTCAACCGACGTGAGACAACAGATAGGGGAATAACCATAGACAGTGAGGAAAGAGGAAACATTAACTCAGCTGTTCAGCAGCTCTTTAACAAAGAGAAGGGTGGTAACATGGAAAAAGAGGAGATCATCAGAGGAGACATCCAAGAGGCTATTAGTAACTTGCTGAAGCAGGAAGGATCTGCAAAACATGGTATTCTGATTCAAGAGGATGAGAAAGGAGATGTGAGAATGACCATATACTCTCTGTTAAACAAAGAAAGTGGAAGTGGGGTTGAGAAAGAGGACATAGTGAGAGGAAATGTCCGTGGAACACTGCATAGGCTGCTGGGTAATGCTGATGAAAAGGACCTGTCATCTAAGATAACCGTGGGAGACTCAGAGAGAGGAAATGTCAGCTTTTATTCTACTTGTATTGAGTCTGGGGCATTGGACTACCTTAGGCAATTTCAGATGGGGGCCGATGAAATCGTTGAGGGAAAAGTGAAAGAGAAGATCATCGGAGGTGATGTAGAACAGACAAAACAGATTCTAAGAAGGAGCCAGCAGACAATTGGACGAACTGTTGCTGAAGATGAAATTGTTCCAGGTGATGTTCATAATACAGTTCAGGTGTTTATGATGGAACCTGTGATTTCCCTGCATAACATGCAGAAGGAGAAGATAGTAAAGGGAGACTTGAGAGCAGCCCTTGACTCTCTTACACAAACTGTAAACCAATGTGTTGTCACTGAAAAAGAGGAGATAGTCAAAGGAGACATAAGCACAACACTTAAGTCTCTTGAGGATGCTCAAAATCAACTCAAAGAGGTAGAAAAGCCTGAAATTGTTCCTGGGGATATTAGGGGTGCATTAGAATCTCTTGAGAAAACAACATCTGCAAAGACTGAGGTAGTCATTGAAGATTTGGTCCCAGGAGATATCAAAAAGACCTTGAAATCCCTGGAGGAGGCAAAGCAGGCAGTGAAAGAGATAGAGAAAGATGAAATTATTAAAGGTGACATCCATACTGCTCTGCTTAGTCTTCAAGAGGCTTCAACTGAAAAGAGGGCCTTCCAGCACCAAATAAGtgaacaaggtgatgtgaaaggCACAATTCAGCTCTTACTGGAGCCTACATTGTCCCCACGTATGCAGAGGCGGCCAAGCACAGAGGGTGACATAAAGTCCTCCATAAAATCTCTTTATGACCAGGAGCAAGTACAAATTGAGAAAGAAGATGTGATAAAGGGAGATGTTCAGGGGACCATTAAATCCCTGATGAGGAAAAAAGAGCAGCTGAGCCACAAATCAAAAATGAATCCTCATAGGAAAGAACAATTTCACATGAAGAATCCAGTTCCAACTCAAAAATGTGAAATATGTGAATGCATGGCTGGACTTAAAAATGAGGAAAAGCCAGAAAATCCACCTCCAGTGAAAAACATGACACAGCGCAGCGTGCAAAATACCTTAGAGATCAAATCTTCAGAAAGTCAGACTTCATCTGAAGAGCATCATTCTACTATTAAACAGATCAATACAGCTAGTCACTCTGAGCCATCACAAGGCTCTCAAAAGATAAATGTGAAGGAACAACctataaagcaaaaacaaaaaactcctAGTACAGTGCtaataaagaagaagaatgttggAGGTCAGATGAGTGAGAAGAAATCTGAAAGTACAACTGTGTCTTCAGAAAGTACATCAAAGGAGGTATCACATACTAATATTAGCTTGATGCAAACTGAGGAGATAAAGACAGTCACACAGGTACAGACAGCTGCGACAACAGAAAACACCACTATAACCCAGAAGAAgaacataaaaaatttaaaatcagagaaaaatattaaGAGCTTGAACCGTAATCTCAGTCCcaagggaatgattaaaaaagtGAAGCCACAGCCAGAGATTCACTTTCCTCCACCTCCAACCTCTCCTCCACCTCCCTCTGAATCAGAGCTCTCTCTTCCTCCTTCTCCTCCTTCCCCTGTGGTAGAAAGTGATATCCAGCCAGCCCTCTTGCCACGCCCTTCTCTGATAATGAGACAGGACAGTGACCTTCCCCTTCCACCGCCTCCACCACCCATCATGGAGGTAGACACCGAATTCTTTCCCCCACCTCCTCCACCTCAAGAACCTCTGCCCCCTCTTCCATCCCAACAAGAACTCAGCTCAGTCACCCTGGGTGGAAAACCAAAGGGCCAACCTCTGTTCAAAAAGCCTAAACCTGAGTCTCCAAAGGAACCACTGCCACCAAAATATAAATGGCAGAAAAAGCAAACTGCTCCCGCACCGCCACCATTATCTGTGGCAAAACAGAGTGAAACAGTTACATCCAACATAGCCATAGTCACTGAAACTACAGAGAAAATCACCAAGAAAAATGGACTGGTTAAATCTATTGGGTCACCAGCTTCATCTGTTACTAAAGCTTCCCCAGTGATTCCTGTACTACCAGCAGCAGCTCAGGAACCATCACGCCCTAAAAAAGTATTTGTTCTGCCACTGAAACTCCCACCTCCTCCTGAGCCTGCTAATTTAAAAGCAAGACCTTATGCAAGTAAATTCAAAACTCCACTCATGCTTGCAGAGGAGAGATACCGCAAACAAAGAGAGGAGGCTGAAAAGAATAAGGGAGGATGTACTCCTACTTCACCTCCAGCTACGTCACCATTTAAGATCAGTGAAAGGAAGGCAGAAGCAGAGACAAGCACACACAATTTTGAGGAGTTGCAAACAGTTAAGAAACAGCAAGAGCAATCTAATATAACAGAGCCTCAACAGAACCCGGCCATGTTGCCAGACGATACAGCAGAAAAAGCTGGTCCCCCAAAAAGTCCACAACTCCCTCCAAAACAAAAGTCACCTGCAAATTTTCAGATAAGTAAACCCTCATTTCCCAAAGTTGGAAAGAAAACAACCAAAGAATCTAGTGGTGTCTTTGATAAAAAGCAGGAATCTATCACTGCTTCTTTAGAGATTAAAAGCCATCCAGCCCCTGTTCCTGAGCAGGTTGGGGGTATCCAATCTCAGTTGGTACAAAAAGAGGGTGTACAGTCCACAACAAGACTGATCACTGCTTCTGCTCAAGCAGAAGAGATCAAGAGCCCAGACAGTTGTGTTGCTCAAGGAGTCAAGAAGGTTCTAATTCAACCCACAAAGATCCCAAAAGTGACTCCTAGCTTTAAGGTGAAAACTTTTAAGGTAGAAATGGCAGAGGAACAGGAGGGCAGAAAGAAATCAACTCAAAATGAGCAAACAGTCACAGAAGTAGAAACACGTGATATCTCTCAAGTGTGCATGGGTCAAGAGACCTTCAAAAAATCTACCAATGCTGTGGAAAAGACTGAAGTAAAAGTTGAGAAAAAGGAGGAAGTAAGGCAAGCCAATCAAGATGTCAAAATAGAAGTcaagttaaagaaacaaaaacaaaccttAATTAAGCAGCCACCACCTGTGGCACCAAAACCATCGGTTGAGATGCATCAAGAACAACCGTCTATGACTATGGAAGTACCTGTACATCAAGGACAATGGCAGACAACAGTCATTCAATCCCATCAGACAGTGAGAGAGGAACATGTCCAGATTCACAAAGAGAGAATGGTCAGTCAGAGTTCAGTTCAACAAAATAGCACTCAACAAAAAGGTCAGGTCCAGATCAAAAAGCAGGTAAAGCCTCCACCACAGCCTCTAAGTAGAGAGGAAGACATAAAGCAGTCTATACAGAAAGAAGAACATGATAAAATGGAGGTTTCAGAATCAAAAGTGTCAGATAGTGTAACAATTACAACTGAAGGCACGCATGCACACAAATGTAAAGAAATTCACAAGTTGTTGAGTTATATGCAAGAGTTGGAAGAAGCCCCTGGAAAAATTAACCCAAAGACAGTGAAGACAATGCTAAGTATGGTTCCTGATTGGCTAGTTGGTTCTGAGGAGATGGCTGAATTAAACCACATTCAGTACAACAAGCAGAACATTAAGGAGGTCATGGCCTATATGCAGAACCTTGCCCAGGCTAAACTGAATTTTTTAGAAGGAAGTTTGTCTGTTTTCGAGATGCCAAAGAGTGAGCCAGCACAGGAGAAGAAAATTGTTAGTGGAGCCACACAGAAAATATCTAAAATTACAATTGGCTCAGCGAAAATAGAGACTCAGAAAAAAGTAGTGGAGGAGACGAAGACAGAGTGGCAGAGTGAGTCAAAGGTTACAGAGCTCAAAATGCCACCAGAGCTAAGAAGGCGAACACCGTCACCCACGTTCATCTGCATTGAGTCAGCCAAGAGGACAGACTCTCCCTTGAGAGTGACCCCATCACCCCCTCCCTATTACAGATCAGGCACCACACCAACACCTCCACCTCGCTGGTCTGATACACCGACATGCCTGAATCAATCCACACCTTCCCCCACAACGAGTCGCTCTGAGAAGCTAGCTAAACTGAGAGATACAACAGCCAAACTTTCTCAAGGCATGACCCCACCACCCATGTCTTTAGCTGAGCATATGTTGAAGGCCCAAACGGACTTGGAAGGGTCTCGTTCTTCCAGCCACTCAGAGATTAGCATGGAGACTCACTTAATGGAATCATCTCTGATGGATGTCACAGAGATCCATGGGGACTCTATGACGACCGTAAAAGACAAGCGTGAATTTTTTGAGGAGGCTCAGAAAGCGGAGGTTAACCGTGCATATGTACGGAAGGGTCCCATTGACATTCCAGAGCGTCTTGGACCAGATGTGGAAGACAGTGAGCCGGAGATCCAGAGATCCATAGATGTCCATGAGAGGATGTTAGAGGACTTGCCCAGAGTTGACCTGTCTGGGCTTGTTAACAAGTTTGAGTCTCCACAGCCTAAAGTTTATGTTCGGAAGGAGCCTATTGTTATTTCTGACAGACTGGGAAGTGACATAGAAGAAGATGAACCCGAGAAGAAGCCATCCTTGGTGGAAGACATTCCAACCTTTGATATTAATGCCCTCAAGAATGTCTTTGAATTGGGTGAGCAAGCCCACCAGTACCTAAGGGAAGAGAGAAAGTTTCCTGAAAAACAAGAAGAATCTATTGCACCTTCAGGGTTCTCAGAAATTAGATCTGTAACTGAGCACTTCTCCACTGCAGATGAGTTTGGAAACACTGTAACAGGGTCAAAGAATGAGATGACCTCCCACTCTCAAAGTGTGACAACCCTTTGTGATCCACCAACTTATGCAGATGTACTAAGAGGGAATGTTCCTGTTCTGGACGTTCCACCTGAAACTTCTGCAGAGGAGTTCTTGAAGAGCTTCCAGCAGACATGGGCAGAGAGTGAAAATGTCTTCAAGAATTTGGGCTTCAGTTTATCTGAACAACACAGAACACAGAGTGTTTCAAACCAGAACCAGGCTTTAGTAACCG AAAATATGTGTGCCAGAGTCCGAACTGTGTCGGGTATGTCGGAAGAGGGTGTATCCCATGGAGTCTCTCATAGCGGACAAGCAAAACTTCCATAA